In one Oryza glaberrima chromosome 2, OglaRS2, whole genome shotgun sequence genomic region, the following are encoded:
- the LOC127763980 gene encoding uncharacterized protein LOC127763980, whose amino-acid sequence MEKKKSNTDNNLEVFLQAATPCLRWRSASMECFQDPSKVWQLDKKKDEVDYFALEDLWEHYAESSAYGLAVPVRLESGNTITQHFVPYLSAIQIYTSTKSLLAFSRGSAGSESDSWSDDSTGDKLSKSWDAAMSDDDDSSHDSSESVSAKQGAGCLNFQYNEWSSPYERVPLADKVAELAQHYPCLTSLNSAQLSPSSWMSVAWYPIYHIPARGNLKGLSTCFLTYHSLSSVFQDNVEEGRSVVGVSPFGLATYRAEGKLWTSSRSSDLFWAASSWLKQLRAYHPDFIFFTSHCRQSAF is encoded by the exons atggagaagaagaagagtaatACCGATAACAACCTGGAGGTGTTCCTCCAGGCCGCCACTCCATGCCTGCGCTGGCGCTCCGCCTCCATG GAATGTTTCCAAGATCCCAGCAAAGTTTGGCAACTCGACAAGAAGAAAGACGAGGTCGATTACTTCGCGCTTGAGGATCTCTGGGAGCATTACGCTGAGAGCAGTGCTTATGGCCTTGCTGTTCCTGTCCGTCTTGAATCCGGCAACACCATCACCCAACATTTTGTTCCCTACTTATCTGCCATTCAGATATACACCTCCACCAAGTCTCTCCTTGCTTTCTCCAG AGGCAGCGCAGGGAGCGAGAGTGATTCTTGGAGTGATGATAGTACAGGCGACAAGTTATCAAAATCATGGGATGCTGCTATGTCTGATGACGACGACTCAAGCCATGATAGCTCTGAATCGGTTTCTGCAAAGCAAGGTGCCGGCTGCCTGAATTTTCAGTACAACGAGTGGAGCTCGCCCTACGAGAGAGTCCCGCTAGCAGATAAG GTGGCAGAGCTGGCTCAGCATTATCCATGCTTGACATCTCTCAACAGTGCACAACTTTCACCTTCGAGCTGGATGTCTGTAGCATG GTACCCGATTTATCATATCCCAGCTCGTGGAAACCTCAAGGGGTTATCTACGTGTTTCCTAACCTATCATTCCCTCTCCTCAGTTTTCCAAG ATAATGttgaggaggggaggagcgTTGTTGGTGTTTCGCCGTTTGGGCTGGCGACGTACAGAGCGGAAGGGAAGCTGTGGACATCGTCGAGGAGCTCTGATCTCTTCTGGGCAGCGTCTTCTTGGCTCAAGCAGCTGCGAGCTTACCATCCtgacttcatcttcttcacgtCTCACTGCCGGCAATCTGCATTCTGA
- the LOC127762352 gene encoding probable prolyl 4-hydroxylase 3, with protein sequence MAPSRPLMRGIRPPRVFPTRGGRTSPLALALAALLLASALLLALIAFGVFSLPVSAPNAATTDSAAAGGDAEPADPRPPRTRARRDLSEGLGERGAQWTEVISWEPRAFVYHNFLSKEECDYLIGLAKPHMVKSTVVDSTTGKSKDSRVRTSSGMFLQRGRDKVIRAIEKRIADYTFIPMEHGEGLQVLHYEVGQKYEPHFDYFLDEYNTKNGGQRMATLLMYLSDVEEGGETIFPDANVNSSSLPWYNELSECARKGLAVKPKMGDALLFWSMKPDATLDPLSLHGGCPVIKGNKWSSTKWMHVREYKA encoded by the exons ATGGCGCCCTCCCGCCCGCTCATGCGCGGGATCCGCCCGCCGCGCGTCTTCCCCACCCGCGGCGGCCGCACCTCGCCCTtggccctcgccctcgccgccctcctcctcgcctccgccttgCTCCTCGCCCTCATCGCCTTCGGCGTCTTCTCCCTCCCGGTCTCCGCCCCcaacgccgccaccaccgactccgccgccgccgggggagaCGCCGAGCCCGCCGATCCACGGCCCCCGCGCACCCGCGCCCGCCGCGACCTTAG CGAGGGCCTTGGGGAACGAGGAGCACAATGGACGGAAGTCATATCATGGGAGCCCAGGGCTTTCGTCTATCACAATTTCCTG TCCAAGGAAGAGTGTGATTACTTGATTGGATTGGCCAAGCCTCACATGGTCAAATCCACGGTTGTTGATAGCACTACTGGTAAAAGCAAGGACAGCAGGGTACGCACAAGTTCAGGCATGTTTCTCCAAAGGGGACGAGACAAGGTTATTCGGGCCATTGAAAAGAGGATAGCAGACTACACTTTCATTCCTATGG AACATGGAGAGGGACTCCAAGTTCTGCACTATGAAGTCGGGCAGAAGTACGAGCCTCACTTTGACTATTTTCTTGATGAGTACAACACCAAGAATGGTGGTCAGAGAATGGCTACTCTTCTGATGTATCT ATCTGATGTTGAAGAAGGGGGTGAGACTATTTTCCCTGATGCAAATGTGAACAGCAGTTCATTACCATGGTATAATGAACTTTCAGAGTGTGCCAGAAAGGGCCTTGCTGTCAAACCAAAGATGGGAGATGCGCTTCTTTTTTGGAGCATGAAACCAGATGCCACTCTAGACCCTTTAAGTTTGCATG GGGGTTGTCCTGTCATCAAAGGAAACAAATGGTCATCAACCAAGTGGATGCATGTCCGTGAGTACAAAGCTTGA
- the LOC127762769 gene encoding uncharacterized protein LOC127762769 isoform X2, protein MPPRRPAPRRGSAASPRCGRSAAAVSTSSTTPIPAGQGFWRMPAGTTTNSAPFSIQERVRKKGRAQFNKSKTGSIVAFKVSFRDFNPLNSFIWFELFGEPTDRDVDLLGGVIQAWYVMGRLGAYNSSNLQLANSMLDYDPSYDSDQASGVMPSSFHDISDVEFQDNWGRVWVDLGTSDCLGLDVLLNCLTQLSSEHLGIKQVVFGGKKMGDWEEGMKNSDYGYRHFKI, encoded by the exons atgccgccgcggcgtccggcACCACGGCGAGGGAGCGCCGCCTCGCCAAGGTGcgggaggagcgccgccgccgtcagcacGAGCTCGACAACACCTATCCCGGCTGGGCAAG GGTTCTGGAGAATGCCTgcagggacgacgacgaactcCGCGCCATTCTCG ATCCAAGAAAGGGTACGCAAGAAAGGCAGGGCACAATTCAACAAATCCAAGACAGGGTCTATTGTTGCATTCAAAGTCAGCTTTCGAGA CTTCAACCCACTAAATTCATTCATTTGGTTTGAACTCTTTGGAGAACCAACGGATCGAGATGTTGATCTGCTTGGCGGT GTGATTCAGGCTTGGTATGTCATGGGGAGATTAGGAGCTTACAACTCTTCAAATTTGCAG CTGGCCAATTCAATGCTGGACTATGACCCTTCATATGATTCTGATCAAGCTTCTGGTGTGATGCCTTCATCTTTCCATGATATCAGTGATGTCGAATTCCAAGACAATTGGGGCAGAGTTTG GGTGGATCTTGGAACATCGGATTGTCTTGGATTGGATGTATTACTCAACTGTCTTACACAATTAAGCTCAGA GCACTTGGGCATCAAACAAGTGGTATTTGGTGGCAAAAAAATGGGCGACTGGGAAGAGGGGATGAAGAACTCTGATTACGGATACAGGCACTTCAAGATATAG
- the LOC127763722 gene encoding uncharacterized protein LOC127763722 produces the protein MAAAAEVDAAPDLPNGSSATATTDKKKSRESERRRRRRKQKKNKAASNAADADAAGDAGADDDAAEEKPDVKPQVEVEVEYVPEQADLDDGLLADFKSIFDKFTFKDSSADAEDDEKKDEAGTDAAKKAAGSDSDDDEQGTQQKKEGGLSNKQKKLQRRMKIAELKQICNRPDVVEVWDATASDPSLLVYLKSYRNTVPVPRHWCQKRKFLQGKRGIEKQPFQLPDFIAATGIEKIRQAYIEKEDSKKLKQKQRERMQPKMGKMDIDYQVLHDAFFKYQTKPKLTSHGDLYYEGKEFEVKLREMKPGMLSRELKEALGMPDGAPPPWLINMQRYGPPPSYPQLKIPGLNAPIPPGASFGYRPGEWGKPPVDEHGRPLYGDVFGVLQQDEPNYDEEPVDRSKHWGDLEEEEEEEEEEEEEEEEEPMEDEDMEDGMQSVDTISSTPTGVETPDVIDLRKLQRKEPEKQTEKQLYQILEQKEERIAPGAIYGSSHTYAIGAQDKAGPKRVDLLKNQKSDKVDVTIQPEELEVMDDVLAAKYEEAREEEKLRNQKEDFSDMVAENASKRKRKQEKDGKSKKKDFKF, from the exons atggccgccgccgccgaggtcgacgCGGCCCCCGACCTCCCCAACggatcctccgccaccgccacaacCGACAAGAAGAAGTCGCGGGAgagcgagcgccgccgccgccgccgcaagcagaagaagaacaaggcCGCGTCCAACGCCGCAGATGCGGATGCGGCCGGGGACGCCggggccgacgacgacgccgccgaggaGAAGCCTGATGTCAAACCCCAG gtggaggtggaggtggagtacGTCCCGGAGCAGGCGGACCTGGACGACGGCCTCCTCGCCGACTTCAAGAGCATCTTCGACAAGTTCACCTTCAAGGATTCCTCTGCCGACGCCGAG GATGACGAGAAGAAAGATGAGGCTGGCACTGATGCCGCAAAGAAGGCTGCAGGGTCTGATtcggacgacgacgagcagggGACACAGCAAAAGAAGGAAGGGGGCTTGTCCAACAAGCAAAAGAAA CTACAACGAAGGATGAAGATTGCAGAACTGAAACAGATATGCAATAGACCTGATGTTGTGGAG GTCTGGGATGCAACGGCATCGGATCCATCATTACTTGTCTATCTGAAGTCCTACAGGAACACTGTACCTGTCCCAAGGCATTGGTGTCAAAAGCGCAAATTCTTGCAG GGTAAGCGAGGTATCGAGAAACAACCTTTTCAACTCCCTGACTTCATCGCTGCAACtggaatagaaaaaataagaCAG gcatATATTGAGAAGGAGGATAGTAAAAAGTTGAAACAAAAGCAGCGGGAGCGTATGCAACCAAAAATGGGCAAGATGGATATAGATTATCAG GTCTTGCATGACGCCTTCTTCAAATACCAAACAAAGCCAAAATTGACTAGTCATGGTGACCTGTATTATGAAGGGAAAGAGTTTGAG GTCAAGCTTAGGGAAATGAAGCCAGGCATGCTGTCGCGAGAACTTAAAGAGGCTCTTGGTATGCCTGATGGTGCGCCACCTCCATGGCTTATAAACATGCAG AGATATGGTCCTCCGCCCTCTTATCCTCAGCTGAAGATTCCTGGGCTAAATGCTCCGATTCCTCCTGGTGCTAGCTTCGGATACCGACCTGGGGAATGGGGAAAACCTCCTGTTGATGAG CATGGGCGCCCCTTATATGGAGATGTTTTTGGAGTCCTACAGCAGGATGAACCTAATTATGAT GAAGAACCTGTTGATCGCAGCAAGCACTGGGGAgacttggaggaggaagaggaggaggaggaagaagaggaggaagaggaggaagaagagccaATGGAAGATGAAGACATGGAAGACGGCATGCAATCTGTTGACACCATCTCAAG CACTCCAACTGGTGTGGAAACACCTGATGTGATTGATCTTCGGAAGCTGCAGCGGAAAGAGCCTGAAAAGCAGACCGAGAAGCAACTATACCAG ATTCTTGagcaaaaagaagaaagaattgcTCCTGGGGCTATCTATGGATCAAGCCATAC GTATGCGATTGGTGCACAGGATAAGGCTGGTCCTAAAAGG GTGGATCTTCTCAAGAATCAGAAGTCTGATAAGGTGGATGTCACCATACAACCTGAGGAGCTTGAAGTTATGGATGATGTTTTGGCTGCCAA GTACGAGGAAGcccgggaggaggagaagctacGGAACCAGAAGGAAGATTTCAGCGACATGGTGGCGGAG AACGCAagcaagaggaagaggaagcagGAGAAGGACGGGAAGTCGAAGAAGAAAGACTTCAAGTTCTAG
- the LOC127762351 gene encoding sucrose transport protein SUT4, whose translation MDSAAGGGGLTAIRLPYRHLRDAEMELVSLNGGTPRGGSPKDPDATHQQGTPAARTTTTRKLVLACMVAAGVQFGWALQLSLLTPYIQTLGIDHAMASFIWLCGPITGFVVQPCVGVWSDKCRSKYGRRRPFILAGCLMICFAVTLIGFSADLGYILGDTTEHCSTYKGSRFRAAIIFVLGFWMLDLANNTVQGPARALLADLSGPDQCNSANAIFCTWMAVGNVLGFSSGASGNWHKWFPFLMTRACCEACSNLKAAFLVAVVFLLFCMSVTLYFAEEIPLEPTDAQRLSDSAPLLNGSRDDNNASNEPRNGALPNGHTDGSNVPANSNAEDSNSNRENVEVFNDGPGAVLVNILTSMRHLPPGMYSVLLVMALTWLSWFPFFLFDTDWMGREVYHGDPNGNLSERKAYDNGVREGAFGLLLNSVVLGIGSFLVDPLCRLMGARLVWAISNFTVFICMLATAILSWISFDLYSSKLHHIIGANKTVKNSALIVFSLLGLPLSITYSVPFSVTAELTAGTGGGQGLATGVLNLAIVVPQIVVSLGAGPWDALFGGGNVPAFALASVFSLGAGVLAVLKLPKLSNSYRSAGFHGFG comes from the exons ATggactccgccgccggcggtggcggcctcaCGGCCATCCGCCTGCCCTACCGCCACCTCCGCGACGCCGAGATGGAGCTCGTCAGCCTCAACGGCGGCACCCCCCGCGGAGGCTCCCCCAAGGACCCCGACGCCACGCACCAGCAGGGGACCCCCGCCgctcgcaccaccaccaccaggaaGCTCGTCCTCGCCtgcatggtcgccgccggcgtgcagTTCGGCTGGGCGCTTCAGCTCTCGCTCCTCACGCCCTACATCCAG ACCCTAGGAATAGACCATGCCATGGCATCATTCATTTGGCTTTGTGGACCTATTACTGGTTTTGTG GTTCAACCATGTGTTGGTGTCTGGAGTGACAAATGCCGTTCAAAGTATGGAAGAAGGAGACCATTCATTTTGGCTGGATGCTTGATGATATGCTTTGCT GTAACTTTAATCGGATTTTCTGCAGACCTTGGTTACATTTTAGGAGATACCACTGAGCACTGCAG TACATATAAAGGTTCAAGATTTCGAGCAGCTATTATTTTCGTTCTTGGGTTCTGGATGTTGGATCTCGCAAACAATACAGTTCAA GGTCCTGCTCGTGCCCTTTTAGCTGACCTTTCAG GTCCTGATCAGTGTAATTCTGCAAATGCAATTTTTTGCACATGGATGGCTGTTGGAAACGTTCTTGGTTTTTCATCTGGTGCTAGTGGGAATTGGCACAA GTGGTTTCCTTTTCTAATGACAAGAGCATGCTGTGAAGCTTGTAGTAATTTGAAAGCCGCTTTTCTGGTTGCAGTT gtattccttttgttttgtaTGTCTGTTACCCTGTACTTTGCTGAAGAGATCCCGCTGGAACCAACAGATGCACAACGATTATCTGATTCTGCGCCTCTCCTGAATGGTTCTAGAGATGATAACAATGCATCAAATGAACCTCGTAATGGAGCACTTCCTAATGGTCATACAGATGGAAGCAATGTCCCAGCTAACTCCAACGCTGAGGACTCCAATTCAAACAGAGAGAATGTCGAAGTTTTCAATGATGGACCAGGAGCAGTTTTGGTGAATATTTTGACTAGCATGAGGCATCTACCTCCTGGAATGTACTCTGTTCTTCTAGTTATGGCTCTAACATGG TTGTCGTggtttccctttttcctttttgataCTGACTGGATGGGACGTGAGGTTTACCATGGGGACCCAAATGGCAACTTGAGTGAAAGGAAAGCTTATGACAACGGTGTCCGAGAAGGTGCATTTGGTTTGCTATTGAATTCA GTTGTCCTTGGAATTGGGTCCTTCCTTGTTGATCCACTATGCCGACTGATGGGTGCTAGACTGGTTTGGGCAATCAGCAACTTCACAGTGTTTATCTGCATGCTGGCTACAGCAATATTAAGTTGGATCTCTTTTGATTTGTACTCAAGTAAACTTCACCACATCATTGGAGCAAATAAAACAGTGAAGAATTCAGCCTTGATTGTTTTCTCCCTACTTGGACTGCCACTCTCG ATCACATATAGCGTTCCTTTTTCTGTGACTGCTGAGCTGACTGCTGGAACAGGAGGTGGACAAG GTCTGGCAACAGGAGTCCTGAACCTTGCAATCGTCGTTCCGCAG ATAGTAGTGTCACTAGGAGCAGGTCCATGGGATGCTCTCTTTGGGGGAGGGAACGTCCCTGCTTTCGCCTTGGCTTCCGTTTTCTCACTAGGAGCTGGTGTCCTCGCGGTCCTTAAGCTACCCAAGCTGTCAAACTCTTACAGATCTGCTGGGTTCCATGGATTTGGCTGA
- the LOC127762769 gene encoding uncharacterized protein LOC127762769 isoform X1, whose amino-acid sequence MMPPPVQTLRLLLLTPFPPPPRLRFHRLTATGRSDNAAAASGTTARERRLAKVREERRRRQHELDNTYPGWARVLENACRDDDELRAILGDSIGNPELMKQRIQERVRKKGRAQFNKSKTGSIVAFKVSFRDFNPLNSFIWFELFGEPTDRDVDLLGGVIQAWYVMGRLGAYNSSNLQLANSMLDYDPSYDSDQASGVMPSSFHDISDVEFQDNWGRVWVDLGTSDCLGLDVLLNCLTQLSSEHLGIKQVVFGGKKMGDWEEGMKNSDYGYRHFKI is encoded by the exons ATGATGCCACCACCAGTTCAAACcctacgcctcctcctcctcaccccattcccgccacctcctcgcctcCGCTTCCACCGCCTTACGGCCACAGGGAGGTCCGACaatgccgccgcggcgtccggcACCACGGCGAGGGAGCGCCGCCTCGCCAAGGTGcgggaggagcgccgccgccgtcagcacGAGCTCGACAACACCTATCCCGGCTGGGCAAG GGTTCTGGAGAATGCCTgcagggacgacgacgaactcCGCGCCATTCTCGGTGATAGCATCGGGAACCCAGAGCTCATGAAGCAAAGG ATCCAAGAAAGGGTACGCAAGAAAGGCAGGGCACAATTCAACAAATCCAAGACAGGGTCTATTGTTGCATTCAAAGTCAGCTTTCGAGA CTTCAACCCACTAAATTCATTCATTTGGTTTGAACTCTTTGGAGAACCAACGGATCGAGATGTTGATCTGCTTGGCGGT GTGATTCAGGCTTGGTATGTCATGGGGAGATTAGGAGCTTACAACTCTTCAAATTTGCAG CTGGCCAATTCAATGCTGGACTATGACCCTTCATATGATTCTGATCAAGCTTCTGGTGTGATGCCTTCATCTTTCCATGATATCAGTGATGTCGAATTCCAAGACAATTGGGGCAGAGTTTG GGTGGATCTTGGAACATCGGATTGTCTTGGATTGGATGTATTACTCAACTGTCTTACACAATTAAGCTCAGA GCACTTGGGCATCAAACAAGTGGTATTTGGTGGCAAAAAAATGGGCGACTGGGAAGAGGGGATGAAGAACTCTGATTACGGATACAGGCACTTCAAGATATAG
- the LOC127762768 gene encoding uncharacterized protein LOC127762768, with protein sequence MALAFLLGFLLGLLALAALEAAALLWLVRRLRRRDSAPQPAPDADELPGERPFPYEKQGFLWILEPEKTPKASNERSSIGGPKETKEKKNIVEVFPAKRSAKIKGRSLILSGPDGFHTTIKLLNCTVFAVSASSMPSRKWAKRYPIKLESKEYQIYNGSKACYLYAETSWEKESWCKALRLAATADKEKKNWHAKLSEEFNNYISSLNSEYPGFLKPTVFSSEDHEVMDRAIKTDGSSKVRLFLKKLAKKASTKVPLEGKTSSGSSTQGERKILDKLRSYQGTPFIEGLMGSQDDKSNSNSSQDTVKPSPTSPALGQIGQPSAFPDVNADDRIADEGTLCWNLLSSRLFFDAKMSDEIHKAIKARIQRTLSSMRTPPYVGDITLADFSLGKLPPYVHAMRVLPLDLNELWAFEVDFEYSSGILLHIETRLEVQEPELQKDIMKSNFGTDSNGEVESDILESIEQYGNQFRDSQNSVSSVEEKGEPDGSQPKSTGWTSAYISGWKNIMHSIADHVSQVPLSLAIKISSVRGVLRVHVKPPPSDQLWYGFTSMPDLEWDIESSIGDRKITNSHIGSLIGNRFKASLRDSLVLPNCESISIPFMLAEKDDWVPLKDAPFIWLNREPTETRSHAAAVTPTRPDEVILKDDASNKTVAPSLPNSSARSEETLKTAASIDEPTQVPVAAADASHEPRKSPLAPAGEASSPSSPDTIDELRKPLLITEKIQEEDSESKVESPSPLYTSLRGIVPAGEQSGDESKRKGGRRARMMDFGKKMGDKLEEKRRHIEEKGRNIVEKMRENARTNSFDRSMTSSSHSNSQSQ encoded by the exons atggcCCTCGCCTTCCTGCTGGGattcctcctcggcctcctggCTCTGGCGGCGCTCgaggccgccgcgctcctctggctcgtccgccgcctccgccgccgggacTCTGCCCCGCAGCCCGCGCcggacgccgacgagctccccGGCGAACGCCCCTTCCCGTACGAGAAGCAG GGCTTTCTGTGGATACTAGAGCCAGAAAAGACACCTAAAGCTAGTAATGAACGCTCATCGATTGGAGGCCCTaaagaaacaaaggaaaaaaagaatattgtggAGGTTTTTCCTGCAAAGAGGTCGGCTAAAATCAAGGGGCGTTCACTTATTTTGTCTGGTCCTGATGGCTTCCACACAACCATTAAGCTTCTGAATTGCACAGTATTTGCTGTTTCAGCATCAAGTATGCCCTCTCGCAAATG GGCTAAAAGGTATCCTATTAAACTGGAAAGCAAGGaatatcaaatttataatggAAGCAAGGCATGCTATCTTTATGCTGAAACTTCCTGGGAGAAGGAATCATGGTGTAAAGCACTTCGTCTTGCAGCTACTGCTGACAAGGAGAAAAAGAATTGGCATGCCAAGCTGAGCGAGGAGTTCAATAATTACATATCATCATTAAATTCTGAATACCCAGGTTTCCTAAAGCCTACAGTATTTTCTAGTGAGGACCATGAGGTTATGGACAGGGCAATAAAGACTGATGGGTCTTCCAAGGTCCGTCTCTTTCTCAAAAAGCTGGCAAAGAAGGCATCTACAAAGGTTCCGTTAGAGGGTAAGACAAGTTCCGGATCATCTACACAAGGAGAAAGAAAGATATTGGATAAATTACGCAGCTATCAGGGCACACCGTTTATTGAAGGATTAATGGGTTCACAAGATGACAAGTCCAATAGCAATTCATCACAAGATACAGTGAAACCCAGTCCAACGTCTCCTGCTCTGGGTCAAATTGGACAACCTTCAGCTTTCCCTGATGTAAATGCCGATGATAGAATAGCAGATGAAGGTACACTTTGTTGGAACCTTTTATCTTCACGGTTGTTTTTTGATGCTAAAATGAGCGATGAGATACACAAGGCCATCAAAGCACGCATTCAG cgAACGTTATCAAGCATGAGGACCCCACCTTATGTTGGTGACATCACACTTGCTGACTTCAGCCTTGGAAAGCTTCCACCTTATGTACACGCGATGAGAGTCCTTCCACTGGATTTGAATGAGTTATGGgcttttgaagttgattttgaataTTCTAGTGGAATACTACTGCACATTGAAACAAGACTCGAGGTTCAAGAACCAGAGTTACAGAAGGACATAATGAAAAGTAACTTTGGTACAGACTCAAATGGAGAGGTTGAATCAGATATTCTTGAGAGTATTGAACAATACGGTAACCAATTTCGAGATTCCCAAAATTCAGTttcctcagttgaagaaaaaggtgaACCAG ATGGTAGTCAGCCCAAGAGCACTGGATGGACATCGGCCTATATATCAGGGTGGAAAAATATCATGCATTCCATAGCAGATCATGTCTCACAG GTGCCGCTCTCTCTGGCGATAAAAATTTCATCTGTTCGAGGTGTCCTGCGTGTGCATGTGAAACCTCCTCCTTCTGATCAACTCTGGTACGGATTTACATCAATGCCTGATTTAGAGTGGGACATCGAATCTTCTATTGGTGATAGGAAAATTACCAACAGTCACATTGGCTCGCTTATCGGTAACAGATTCAAG GCTTCACTCCGTGACAGTTTGGTGCTCCCAAACTGTGAAAGTATTTCCATACCATTTATGTTGGCAGAAAAGGATGACTGGGTACCTCTCAAGGATGCACCTTTTATTTGGCTCAATCGTGAGCCCACTGAGACCAGAAGCCACGCTGCAGCCGTTACGCCAACCCGGCCGGACGAAGTTATTCTGAAGGATGATGCTAGTAACAAAACTGTGGCGCCAAGTTTGCCCAATTCGTCAGCAAGAAGTGAGGAAACACTTAAAACAGCAGCATCCATTGATGAGCCAACCCAAGTGCctgtggcggcagcggatgCATCGCATGAGCCGAGGAAGTCTCCCTTGGCTCCAGCTGGTGAAGCATCGTCTCCTTCCAGTCCTGACACAATCGACGAGCTGAGGAAGCCATTGCTGATCACAGAAAAGATTCAGGAAGAGGATTCTGAAAGCAAAGTGGAGTCTCCCTCGCCCCTGTACACATCTCTGAGGGGGATAGTGCCTGCAGGGGAGCAATCTGGAGACGAGTCGAAGCGAAAAGGCGGCAGGCGAGCTCGGATGATGGACTTCGGGAAGAAGATGGGAGACAAGCTGGAGGAGAAGAGGCGGCACATCGAAGAGAAGGGGCGGAATATCGTAGAGAAGATGCGCGAGAATGCCAGGACCAACAGCTTCGATAGGTCAATGACTAGCAGCAGCCATAGCAATAGCCAAAGccaatag